The following proteins come from a genomic window of Candidatus Zixiibacteriota bacterium:
- a CDS encoding ABC transporter substrate-binding protein codes for MKPWTSSHPLATLLTVSLLLFGTVSAPRAQQKDLPEVTIATAVSNMAFAALWVAEQLKYFEQEGVRAKITVAGGGSPCQSAVVGRSVNFCASSSEGLVLAHVEGAPLIAVQAHNRNLTLSVAIRKEIVDKLKLTRKSPLGARLKALSQLGPIGATSPGAVSEQIFKFLVAKAGGDPSKLKFVYLGGPQLPSSLMNNVIDAFALSPPSAELTEAAGKGYVLLPLGLGEVPELTDYPYEVLMARPDYVEANSKIAVAVSRAISRGGALFHSNPEAAKAALRAHRFSDPKKLDQKVFDLSVDMVRPAMPRWGNMTSAGWKKVIDFAAGAGIVKDASKIPPADEGVLWTNKYVGKP; via the coding sequence ATGAAGCCATGGACGTCGTCTCATCCGCTTGCGACGCTCTTGACCGTCTCGCTGCTCTTGTTCGGGACGGTTTCCGCGCCGCGCGCGCAACAGAAGGATCTCCCCGAGGTCACGATCGCCACCGCGGTTTCCAACATGGCGTTCGCCGCTCTCTGGGTGGCCGAGCAGCTCAAGTATTTCGAGCAGGAAGGAGTGCGCGCAAAGATCACCGTCGCCGGAGGCGGTTCTCCCTGCCAATCCGCGGTGGTCGGCCGGTCGGTCAATTTCTGCGCGTCATCGTCCGAGGGCCTGGTTCTGGCTCACGTGGAAGGGGCGCCGCTGATCGCGGTCCAGGCCCACAATCGAAACCTGACGCTCAGCGTGGCGATCCGCAAGGAGATCGTCGACAAGCTGAAGCTCACCCGGAAAAGCCCGCTTGGCGCAAGGCTCAAAGCGCTGTCGCAGCTCGGACCCATCGGAGCCACCAGCCCGGGCGCGGTGTCCGAGCAGATCTTCAAGTTCCTCGTGGCCAAGGCCGGAGGGGATCCGTCGAAGCTCAAATTCGTTTACCTGGGCGGGCCCCAGCTGCCGTCCTCGCTGATGAACAATGTCATCGACGCCTTTGCGCTTTCCCCTCCCTCGGCCGAGCTGACCGAAGCCGCGGGAAAAGGGTATGTCCTGCTTCCGCTCGGTCTCGGGGAGGTTCCGGAGCTGACCGATTACCCGTATGAGGTTCTGATGGCGCGGCCCGATTACGTGGAAGCCAACAGCAAGATCGCCGTTGCGGTGTCGCGGGCGATCTCGCGCGGCGGCGCCCTCTTCCATAGCAACCCCGAGGCGGCCAAGGCCGCCTTGCGGGCTCACCGGTTCTCGGACCCCAAGAAGCTGGACCAGAAGGTTTTCGATTTGTCGGTCGACATGGTCAGGCCGGCCATGCCTCGCTGGGGCAACATGACGAGCGCCGGCTGGAAGAAGGTGATCGACTTTGCCGCCGGGGCGGGCATCGTCAAGGATGCATCGAAAATCCCGCCCGCCGACGAAGGAGTCCTGTGGACCAACAAATACGTGGGGAAACCGTAG
- a CDS encoding urea carboxylase-associated family protein, producing MEIISEFVIKSNTGRAFPVKKGRTVRVIGESTADFVVFNLRNVRERFDQARTKVDQGKIYVTKGDLLISKFNNVMMTIVGDTYRGTHDMEKGMCSTSFYRKWGDRIFKIYGGVWKRLGRRRGAAPKHGCWENLAKALKPYGIAKEDIPSPLNIFQTMVINAKTGTMRYSMIRPRPGGDRMDLRAEMDCLVGISACPEGGRGKDLRVLIYR from the coding sequence GTGGAGATCATCAGCGAGTTCGTCATCAAGAGTAACACGGGCAGAGCTTTTCCGGTCAAGAAAGGCCGCACCGTCCGGGTCATCGGCGAGTCCACTGCGGATTTCGTGGTCTTCAACCTTCGCAACGTCCGCGAGCGCTTCGATCAGGCACGCACGAAGGTCGACCAGGGCAAGATCTACGTGACCAAGGGCGATCTCCTGATCTCGAAGTTCAACAACGTGATGATGACGATCGTCGGCGATACCTATCGGGGCACGCACGACATGGAAAAGGGAATGTGCAGCACGTCGTTCTACCGCAAATGGGGCGATCGCATCTTCAAGATCTACGGGGGAGTCTGGAAACGGCTCGGGCGCAGGCGGGGCGCCGCCCCGAAGCACGGGTGCTGGGAAAACCTGGCCAAAGCGCTCAAGCCTTACGGGATCGCCAAGGAAGACATTCCCAGCCCGCTCAATATCTTTCAGACGATGGTGATCAACGCCAAAACGGGCACGATGCGCTATTCGATGATCCGACCGCGCCCCGGCGGGGACCGCATGGACCTGCGGGCCGAAATGGATTGCCTGGTCGGGATCAGCGCCTGCCCCGAAGGCGGGCGCGGGAAAGACTTGCGCGTCTTGATCTACAGGTGA
- a CDS encoding ABC transporter permease has protein sequence MKRLLLRLLSLLVLAAAWEAAGRTHNPHLLPPLSRVAAAWLELALSGELWSALGVSFQALWLGFLLSVLLGIPLGLLMGRYRAVEAFLNLYMTAMLAVPMIAFIPFLVIAFGLGLQSRVWVVFLFAFVIIAVNTAAGVRNVDPNFVEMARSFGARERELFLKVVLPAALPMIMAGLRLGMGRAVLGMVTGEMILAAVGFGAMLMRFGASFDSPSLFATLLTIVVLAVALLGLVQRLDRLLAPWQAVP, from the coding sequence ATGAAACGGTTGCTCCTCAGGCTGCTGTCGCTCTTGGTGCTCGCCGCGGCGTGGGAGGCGGCCGGCCGTACGCACAACCCGCACCTGCTGCCTCCCCTCTCCCGCGTGGCGGCCGCGTGGCTCGAGCTGGCCCTCTCCGGAGAGCTGTGGAGCGCGCTGGGCGTGAGCTTTCAGGCGCTCTGGCTCGGCTTCCTGCTCTCGGTGCTCCTGGGGATCCCTTTAGGGCTGCTCATGGGCCGCTACCGGGCGGTCGAGGCCTTTCTCAATCTCTATATGACCGCCATGCTCGCGGTTCCGATGATCGCCTTCATTCCGTTCCTCGTGATCGCCTTCGGCCTGGGGCTGCAATCGCGCGTCTGGGTGGTTTTCCTCTTCGCCTTCGTGATCATCGCCGTGAACACGGCGGCGGGCGTCCGCAACGTGGACCCGAACTTCGTCGAGATGGCGCGCTCCTTCGGGGCGCGCGAGCGGGAGCTTTTTCTCAAGGTCGTACTCCCGGCCGCGCTGCCGATGATAATGGCGGGGCTGCGCCTGGGCATGGGGCGGGCCGTTCTGGGAATGGTCACCGGCGAGATGATCCTGGCCGCCGTCGGCTTCGGCGCCATGCTCATGAGGTTCGGCGCCTCTTTCGACAGCCCGTCGCTGTTCGCAACGCTTCTCACGATCGTCGTGCTTGCGGTGGCGCTCCTGGGTCTGGTTCAGCGCCTCGACCGGCTGCTGGCGCCCTGGCAGGCGGTCCCTTGA
- a CDS encoding ABC transporter ATP-binding protein, giving the protein MTETAPGSRAESLPGDNVVIRVENVSKLFRTPEGRTIRALQEVNLDVSHEEFVTVVGPSGCGKSTLLKLIAGFSAPSSGRIVFQNEEVRGLNTKVGYVPQESKLFPWLTVEQNVGFGLDAKRYPRARRDEQVRYFINLAGLAGFEKYYPAQLSGGMSKRASIVRALAYEPAVILMDEPFGPLDAQTRMVLQDELLKIWERKRQTIVFVTHDLVEAVALADRVVVMTHRPGKIMDVIRVPMERPRNIFEIHRQAGFDEAYGRLWKIFRHELNLGARQD; this is encoded by the coding sequence ATGACGGAAACGGCGCCCGGAAGCCGGGCAGAGAGCCTTCCAGGAGACAACGTCGTCATCCGGGTGGAAAACGTCTCCAAGCTGTTCCGGACTCCGGAGGGACGGACGATTCGCGCGCTCCAGGAGGTCAACCTCGACGTGAGCCACGAAGAGTTCGTCACCGTCGTGGGGCCGAGCGGCTGCGGCAAATCGACGCTCCTCAAGCTCATCGCGGGGTTTTCCGCTCCCTCCTCGGGCCGGATCGTCTTCCAGAACGAGGAGGTGCGCGGGCTCAACACCAAAGTGGGATACGTGCCGCAGGAAAGCAAGCTCTTTCCCTGGCTCACGGTCGAACAGAACGTCGGCTTCGGGCTGGACGCGAAGCGCTACCCGCGGGCCAGACGCGACGAGCAGGTCCGCTACTTCATCAATCTCGCCGGTCTCGCCGGCTTCGAGAAATACTACCCGGCGCAGCTCTCCGGCGGCATGAGCAAGCGGGCGTCGATCGTGCGCGCGCTGGCGTATGAACCCGCGGTGATTCTCATGGACGAGCCCTTCGGCCCTCTCGACGCGCAGACTCGAATGGTGCTGCAGGACGAGCTGCTGAAGATCTGGGAACGGAAGCGCCAGACCATCGTTTTCGTCACCCACGATCTGGTCGAGGCGGTGGCGCTGGCCGACCGGGTGGTCGTCATGACCCACCGTCCGGGAAAAATCATGGACGTCATCAGGGTTCCAATGGAGCGCCCGCGCAACATCTTCGAAATTCACCGGCAGGCCGGATTCGACGAAGCCTACGGCCGCCTGTGGAAAATCTTCCGCCATGAGCTCAACCTCGGAGCGCGTCAGGACTAG
- a CDS encoding ABC transporter permease: MADGVGERPRRVTGTPARAGSSRSTRALWVTLVRVAIIGGFLTLWEIASGRWIEPFLISSPTRIVSSLITGFRSGDLLLHTWVTFVEIAIGFPLGAISGIALGYWFGRSRLLAEIFEPIIIALNGIPRTAVAPLFIVWLGIGLWSKVGVVFLLTFFLNFFNTYSGMRQMDQEYVDLARLMGVRGWRLSLKVIFPAISPYVFTGIRTSIPFSIIGAIVGEFIAATEGIGFFIRLSAGIFRTADVFVGIIVLMFMVILMDRVADTVEKRVLRWQIQTEHVQIQG, translated from the coding sequence ATGGCTGACGGCGTAGGCGAGCGGCCGCGACGCGTGACCGGGACCCCGGCGCGGGCGGGAAGCTCGCGTTCCACCCGGGCGCTCTGGGTGACGCTCGTCCGCGTGGCGATCATCGGCGGCTTCCTCACCCTTTGGGAGATCGCGTCGGGGAGGTGGATTGAGCCTTTCCTCATCAGCAGCCCGACGCGAATCGTCTCTTCTCTGATCACGGGCTTTCGCTCCGGGGATCTCCTGCTGCACACCTGGGTCACCTTCGTCGAAATCGCGATCGGCTTTCCGCTGGGAGCGATTTCCGGCATCGCCCTGGGTTACTGGTTCGGGCGCAGCCGACTCCTGGCCGAGATCTTCGAGCCCATCATCATCGCGCTGAACGGCATTCCCCGGACCGCGGTCGCGCCCCTGTTCATCGTCTGGCTCGGGATCGGCCTGTGGTCGAAAGTCGGCGTGGTCTTTCTGCTGACTTTTTTCCTGAACTTCTTCAACACCTACAGCGGCATGAGGCAGATGGACCAGGAATACGTCGATCTCGCGCGCCTGATGGGTGTTCGAGGCTGGAGGCTCTCGCTCAAGGTCATTTTTCCCGCCATCTCTCCCTACGTCTTCACCGGAATTCGAACCAGCATTCCTTTTTCCATCATCGGCGCGATCGTCGGCGAATTCATCGCGGCGACCGAGGGGATCGGGTTTTTCATCCGGCTTTCGGCGGGCATCTTCAGAACCGCCGACGTTTTCGTCGGCATCATCGTCCTGATGTTCATGGTGATCCTCATGGACAGGGTCGCCGATACCGTCGAAAAACGGGTTTTGAGGTGGCAGATCCAGACGGAACACGTGCAAATTCAAGGGTAG